One Nostoc sp. UHCC 0302 DNA window includes the following coding sequences:
- a CDS encoding GNAT family N-acetyltransferase, protein MAERLLPGYSIRQGSTLDRALLVKFMQRTYQDIFPNQEDFSHLEQTVRQYFSGDTPLWWVTEEGEKGERGSDAEKEKEGNKNLKVTPTLPLSHSSTSPIACLWVGNAIDQVQGNRHAHIFILYVVPEHRRRGIGTALMRYVENWATQRGDRQIGLQVFESNKPALNLYNQLGYQTQSLWMVKFLSAET, encoded by the coding sequence GTGGCTGAGCGACTATTACCGGGTTACAGTATTCGCCAAGGCTCCACTTTAGATCGGGCGCTGCTGGTAAAGTTCATGCAACGAACTTACCAAGATATCTTTCCCAATCAAGAAGATTTTTCTCATTTAGAGCAAACAGTCAGACAATACTTTTCTGGCGACACACCCTTGTGGTGGGTGACGGAAGAAGGGGAGAAGGGGGAAAGGGGAAGCGATGCAGAAAAGGAGAAAGAGGGAAATAAAAACTTGAAAGTTACTCCCACTCTCCCACTCTCCCATTCCTCCACATCCCCCATCGCCTGCCTCTGGGTGGGTAATGCCATAGATCAAGTACAAGGTAATCGTCATGCTCATATCTTTATCCTCTACGTTGTACCAGAACATCGGCGTCGAGGTATCGGTACGGCTTTGATGCGATATGTGGAAAATTGGGCTACTCAAAGAGGCGATCGCCAAATTGGATTGCAAGTCTTTGAATCAAATAAACCCGCATTGAATCTTTACAATCAGTTGGGTTATCAAACCCAATCCCTATGGATGGTAAAATTTCTGAGTGCAGAAACATAA
- a CDS encoding HEAT repeat domain-containing protein has translation MYDEDDLSLLDVEVELESPLDKIEPLTAESEVVKPDPEEMLALLSAPQPPQRMLAARAFCDIEDARATPLLIRLLTDTCPLVRVSAAYAIGRNPSPDAVSPLITQLNQDWNGYVRKGVVWALGNCRDRRSLAPLADALKTDISAVRLWAASALAQMAEIGYEAVVGAIPPLIGALVQDPVAAVRSNCAWSIGQLCRELPSNVVYATAIDALIQAFAEDQDLGVREDAKSALLGVGDPRGLQLIETLEQEGWF, from the coding sequence ATGTATGACGAAGACGACCTAAGCCTACTCGATGTTGAGGTGGAGCTAGAAAGCCCCTTAGATAAAATAGAGCCGCTAACTGCTGAGTCAGAAGTGGTAAAGCCTGATCCAGAAGAGATGTTAGCTCTTTTGTCAGCTCCCCAGCCGCCGCAACGAATGTTAGCTGCGCGTGCTTTTTGCGACATTGAAGATGCACGTGCTACTCCTCTTTTAATTCGCCTATTAACTGATACCTGTCCTTTAGTCCGGGTGAGTGCAGCATACGCCATCGGACGTAATCCCAGTCCAGATGCAGTGAGTCCGTTGATTACTCAACTCAACCAGGATTGGAATGGTTATGTACGTAAAGGTGTTGTTTGGGCTTTAGGAAATTGTCGCGATCGCCGTTCTTTAGCACCCCTAGCTGATGCCTTAAAAACTGACATTTCCGCAGTGCGTTTGTGGGCTGCTAGTGCCTTAGCACAAATGGCTGAAATTGGTTACGAGGCAGTTGTAGGAGCGATACCACCATTAATTGGAGCCTTAGTCCAAGACCCAGTAGCAGCAGTACGCAGTAACTGTGCTTGGTCAATTGGACAGTTGTGCCGCGAACTGCCTTCTAACGTAGTTTATGCTACAGCGATCGATGCACTGATTCAAGCCTTTGCCGAAGACCAAGATTTAGGAGTGCGTGAAGACGCTAAATCCGCCTTATTGGGCGTGGGTGACCCCCGTGGCTTGCAATTAATTGAAACCCTGGAACAAGAGGGATGGTTTTAA
- a CDS encoding phosphomannose isomerase type II C-terminal cupin domain, producing the protein MTQNENNGQQSINVSSSHSGTRYWGNVEVIEEGESYRISRVEIKPRHGIKPQVHYHRNEHWVVVSGVAKVTCGEQEILLNRNESTFVPAATLHKVENPGQIPLVILEIQNGEYLGEDDTERPYELNLVKPVTES; encoded by the coding sequence ATGACTCAGAATGAGAATAATGGGCAGCAAAGTATCAACGTATCTTCTTCACATTCAGGTACACGTTACTGGGGTAACGTGGAGGTGATTGAAGAGGGAGAAAGTTATAGAATTAGCCGTGTTGAAATCAAACCCAGGCACGGCATTAAGCCCCAGGTTCATTATCACCGCAATGAACACTGGGTGGTAGTTTCGGGTGTAGCAAAGGTGACTTGTGGAGAGCAAGAAATATTACTGAATCGCAATGAGTCAACTTTTGTCCCCGCCGCAACCTTGCATAAGGTAGAAAATCCCGGACAGATTCCGCTAGTTATCCTCGAAATTCAAAACGGTGAATATTTGGGTGAGGATGATACTGAGCGTCCCTATGAGCTAAATTTGGTTAAGCCCGTGACTGAAAGTTAG
- a CDS encoding sorbosone dehydrogenase family protein, whose protein sequence is MKVSGRFLLLCLLLTSAAACNQTRASSDNPTSPQSLPSAQLAENSTQPKNIIPTERLTPTPIRINLKNLPAPFSTESASKRPEVVPIPQKPVLHVPAGFTVNVFAEDLDAPRWLALTPSGDVLVTETGQNRIRLLRDTNGDGIADVRETFASGANGLNRPFGMAFAGDSFFLGNTDAVLRFPYTAGKNQITGKGRKIADLPAEGYNNHWTRNVIVSPDRNKLYVSIGSGTNVDEEPLPRASVQVMNLDGSQRQTFASGLRNPVGLDFHPVTKELYTAVNERDGIGDDLVPDYLTRIKQGEFYGWPYAYLAPSNLDPRQKTNDKSKRPDLVARTQTPDVLFQAHSAALGLQFYDGKTFPERYRNGAFTAFRGSWNRDRGTGYKIVFVPFDTKGRPQGYYEDFLTGFLLNPSVPTTWGRPVGLLVLPDGSLLVTEEANNRIYRIQYTGA, encoded by the coding sequence ATGAAAGTGTCTGGACGTTTCTTGCTGCTATGTTTGTTACTGACTTCGGCAGCAGCCTGTAATCAAACTCGTGCCTCCTCTGATAATCCGACATCGCCACAATCTCTACCTTCGGCTCAATTAGCAGAGAATTCTACACAGCCAAAAAATATCATTCCGACTGAACGACTCACGCCCACCCCCATCCGCATCAACCTAAAGAATTTACCAGCACCCTTCTCTACAGAAAGTGCTTCTAAACGACCGGAGGTTGTACCAATTCCCCAAAAGCCTGTGCTGCACGTACCAGCAGGCTTTACAGTTAACGTCTTTGCCGAAGATTTAGATGCCCCGCGTTGGCTGGCTTTAACTCCCAGTGGTGATGTATTAGTGACAGAAACTGGACAAAACCGTATTCGTCTGTTACGCGACACTAATGGCGATGGCATAGCTGATGTTCGTGAGACATTTGCTAGTGGCGCAAACGGACTCAATAGACCATTTGGTATGGCTTTTGCAGGTGATTCCTTCTTCCTGGGAAACACAGATGCTGTACTCCGTTTTCCCTATACCGCAGGTAAAAACCAGATTACAGGTAAAGGGAGAAAAATTGCTGACTTACCTGCTGAAGGCTACAACAACCACTGGACGCGTAATGTTATTGTCTCGCCCGATCGCAATAAATTATATGTTTCAATAGGTTCAGGAACCAATGTGGATGAAGAACCCCTACCACGGGCTTCAGTGCAAGTAATGAATTTGGATGGTTCCCAGCGGCAAACTTTTGCTTCTGGCTTACGTAATCCAGTTGGTCTTGATTTTCACCCCGTAACAAAAGAACTTTACACCGCTGTCAACGAACGGGATGGCATCGGGGATGACTTAGTACCAGACTACCTGACACGCATCAAGCAAGGTGAGTTCTACGGCTGGCCTTATGCTTACCTCGCACCAAGCAACCTCGACCCGCGCCAAAAGACGAATGACAAAAGTAAACGTCCCGATTTGGTAGCTCGTACCCAGACGCCAGATGTGTTATTTCAAGCACACTCAGCTGCATTAGGTTTGCAGTTTTATGATGGTAAGACGTTTCCAGAAAGATACCGTAATGGTGCTTTTACTGCTTTTCGTGGTTCTTGGAACCGCGATCGCGGCACTGGTTACAAAATTGTATTTGTTCCCTTTGATACTAAAGGTCGACCGCAAGGTTATTATGAAGATTTTCTCACAGGGTTTTTGCTGAATCCGTCTGTACCAACTACTTGGGGACGACCTGTAGGATTACTCGTATTACCTGATGGTAGTCTTTTAGTAACAGAAGAAGCTAATAATCGGATTTATCGGATTCAGTATACGGGGGCATAG
- a CDS encoding response regulator — translation MKKILVIEDDINVRQNILDLLDAEDFKVIGAENGHLGLQLAQEETPDLIICDVMMPELDGHGVIKGLRQHPVTATIPLIFLTAKSDLTDFRQGMELGADDYIIKPFKRAELLAAITCRLEKQIAINRQAQKKLDNLRNSIALSLPHEMRTPLNGILGFSQLLMEESETLDSHTIREMAEGIYQSGERLFTLIQNFLLYAELEIMASDPQRIKLLQSQQTEFPTLALTNLITEKAKTAGREGDLKVDFYPCNINISAREIYKIVEELIDNALKFSLSGTLIQVTSKTVNNTFTLSFIDHGRGMTAEQIAELGAYQQFERKLYEQQGSGLGLIIAKRLAELHGGTLKIQSKPKEKTIVQVVLPCTVKEEPICEDSSNHKILKKNSEVRIEKSEVRINQ, via the coding sequence ATGAAGAAAATACTAGTGATTGAAGATGATATAAACGTGCGCCAAAATATTTTAGATTTGCTAGATGCTGAGGATTTCAAAGTGATTGGCGCAGAAAATGGTCATCTTGGGTTGCAGCTAGCTCAAGAAGAAACTCCCGATTTAATTATTTGTGATGTGATGATGCCGGAATTAGACGGACATGGAGTAATTAAAGGATTACGGCAACATCCGGTAACAGCAACAATTCCCTTAATTTTCCTAACGGCAAAATCTGACCTAACTGATTTCCGTCAAGGTATGGAATTGGGCGCAGACGACTATATTATCAAACCTTTTAAAAGAGCAGAATTACTGGCAGCTATTACCTGCCGATTAGAAAAACAAATAGCTATTAATCGACAAGCACAAAAAAAGCTGGATAATTTACGTAACAGTATCGCTTTGTCCCTTCCTCACGAAATGCGAACACCTTTGAATGGGATTTTAGGTTTTTCACAACTTCTAATGGAAGAAAGTGAAACATTAGATTCACATACAATTCGTGAAATGGCAGAAGGCATTTATCAATCTGGTGAACGTTTATTTACGTTAATTCAGAACTTTTTGTTATATGCAGAATTGGAAATTATGGCAAGCGATCCTCAACGAATTAAATTGCTGCAAAGCCAGCAAACTGAATTTCCGACATTAGCATTAACTAACTTGATTACTGAGAAAGCTAAAACTGCTGGACGAGAAGGAGATTTAAAAGTAGATTTTTACCCATGTAATATAAATATTTCTGCGAGAGAAATTTATAAAATTGTTGAAGAATTAATTGATAATGCTCTAAAGTTTTCTCTGTCAGGAACTTTGATACAGGTGACAAGTAAAACTGTTAACAATACCTTTACTTTATCTTTTATAGATCATGGTAGAGGCATGACGGCAGAGCAAATTGCAGAACTAGGAGCTTATCAGCAATTTGAGCGTAAACTTTACGAACAACAAGGTTCAGGTTTGGGGCTAATAATTGCCAAGCGTTTGGCTGAATTGCATGGCGGTACACTCAAAATCCAAAGTAAGCCGAAAGAAAAAACAATTGTGCAAGTGGTGCTTCCATGTACTGTAAAAGAGGAGCCGATTTGTGAGGACAGCAGCAACCACAAAATATTGAAGAAGAACTCAGAAGTTAGAATTGAGAAGTCAGAAGTCAGAATCAATCAGTAG
- a CDS encoding PAS domain S-box protein: MQALPQLFGLQSLESTIDYSPLLVVPETLLTDAIALMATQRKSILIGSTSQVVGCFTEQDMLQVVASREDWRTAKISEVMQTSLITLNLSQFQDLASALSSLQQSQLDLLPIVDNQGQILGTITYKSICQTLAQQTEKKPKQQVLQVLPESEERFRVLANTAPVLIWILDTNTLCTFINQYWLDFTGRTLEQELGNGWLEGVHPEDVQSLLNIYLSAFKSRQSFSMEYRLKRADGQYRWFLSTGVPRFSANGNFEGYIGSCVDISEHKLAFEIFQENATRLTLALEATKTIYWERNLDNDRMLFLSMVREPGNTQEIAYSQVLDLIHPDDREKFVQANELAIASIGSFEVEHQMLVEERASEYKLLLSRAIVLTDTTGKPARLIGVSVDITYREQAEAALRESERRFRAIFNGTFQLTALLSPQGIVLEANQALLDFGKLAAQDILGRPYWQTRLWTISQVTQNQLKAAIALAAVGEFVRYEVDVLSADETVRTLDFSLQPQTDETGLVVLLIAEGRDITELKQAQAALQQMNQELEKRVAERTIVLKQTNRQLLSEIVEREIVEEQLRQSQQMLQLIMDSIPQSIFWKDRNSVFLGCNRNFAKTAGFDHPEDIVGKRDDDFPWKQEETDFYRECDARVMQMNKPAYHIIEPLLKADGKQAWLETNKVPLHDVKGNVVGILGTFEDITERKQAQEALEKSEERFRFLAESIPQQVWIAQANGSIEYANQRTLDFLACTKEQTLDWEWQQFAHPDDLPNYLVCWQRSLTTGKPLEIELRWLRGTDKTYRWHLVRALPLRDRQGKILSWFGTNTDIDDRVSAEVALRETQQQLQAFLDNSPAVMYVLDTQGKLLLINRQYEKLFHTSHDQIIGKSIEDVWPHNNAYGFASHNRHVIADDIPIEAEEVVFHEDGIHTYLSVQFPLKDANGIPYAVGGISTDITYRKLVEESLLRFRKAIESTSDAIGMADITGETIYVNPAFIELFGYTLEELQRAGGAAVIFQHQTECKKLLANIQRGESWRGEVIMQTCFGRNVQIYLRTDAIKDHSGKIVGTVSIYTDITQRKQAEAGLRLRDRAIAASSNGIIIADITMPDAPITYVNPAFERMSGYCAAEAIGQNFRLLQNTDINQPELEELSAAILAGKDCTVILPNYRKDGSLFWNELNISPVYDTDGYLTHYIGIQTDITARKQAETALLVSQQRLQYLLSSSPAVIYTCKIDGDYGATFISENVVAMMGYTAREIVEEQSFWASHLHPEDATQVFAELSKVLKQGQYSLEYRFLHQDGTYRWIYDQGKVVWDETGNPMEMVGYLADITDRKQLEQELRVSLEKEKELNELKSRFVSMTSHEFRTPLSTILSSCELLEHYRHKWTPAKELTHLHRIQSAVKRMTDMLNDVLIIGKAEAGKLEYRPKPLDLVEYCWQLVEEIQLNFGNQHMISFTSQYESLQCCMDEKLLGHILSNLLSNAIKYSPIGSNVKFTLTGEDGQAVIEIQDWGIGIPEEDLPRLFESFHRATNVGNILGTGLGLAIVKKCVDIHQGKIAVRSTLEFGTNFTVTLPLTQKYQLLK, encoded by the coding sequence GGGTGCTTTACAGAGCAGGATATGCTGCAAGTCGTGGCTTCAAGGGAAGACTGGAGAACAGCCAAGATTTCTGAAGTTATGCAGACCTCACTCATCACACTCAATCTGTCACAATTTCAAGATTTAGCATCAGCACTATCGTCGTTGCAGCAGTCCCAATTGGATTTACTCCCAATTGTAGATAACCAAGGTCAAATTCTCGGTACAATTACTTATAAAAGCATTTGTCAAACGTTAGCACAACAAACAGAGAAAAAGCCTAAGCAACAAGTTTTACAGGTATTGCCTGAGAGTGAAGAACGTTTTCGTGTCTTGGCTAATACCGCACCAGTACTAATCTGGATATTAGACACTAATACTTTATGTACGTTTATTAACCAATATTGGTTAGACTTCACTGGACGAACCCTAGAGCAGGAACTTGGCAACGGTTGGCTAGAAGGCGTTCATCCAGAAGATGTCCAAAGCCTTTTAAATATTTACTTGTCAGCTTTTAAATCCCGTCAAAGCTTCTCGATGGAATATCGTTTGAAGCGTGCTGATGGGCAGTATCGTTGGTTCCTCAGTACAGGTGTTCCGAGATTTTCAGCCAATGGGAACTTTGAGGGTTATATTGGCTCCTGCGTAGACATCAGCGAGCATAAGCTGGCTTTTGAGATATTCCAAGAAAACGCCACCCGATTAACTTTAGCTCTAGAGGCGACTAAGACAATTTATTGGGAGCGCAATCTTGATAATGACCGGATGTTGTTCTTGAGTATGGTTCGTGAACCAGGAAATACTCAAGAAATAGCTTACAGTCAAGTTCTTGACTTAATACATCCAGATGACCGCGAAAAGTTTGTGCAGGCTAACGAGTTGGCGATCGCAAGTATTGGCTCCTTTGAAGTAGAACATCAGATGCTTGTAGAGGAACGAGCGTCAGAGTATAAGTTGTTACTATCACGTGCTATAGTACTGACAGATACCACAGGTAAACCTGCTCGTCTAATTGGAGTTTCGGTAGATATTACCTACCGCGAGCAAGCAGAAGCGGCCCTACGTGAGAGCGAAAGACGATTTCGCGCCATTTTCAATGGCACATTCCAGCTTACTGCGTTGCTATCACCACAGGGCATTGTGCTAGAAGCTAACCAAGCATTACTCGATTTTGGCAAATTAGCAGCCCAAGATATTTTAGGGCGTCCATATTGGCAGACGCGATTGTGGACTATTTCTCAGGTAACCCAGAATCAACTAAAAGCGGCAATAGCACTTGCTGCGGTGGGTGAATTTGTCCGGTACGAAGTTGATGTACTCAGTGCAGACGAGACAGTACGAACCTTAGATTTTTCTTTACAGCCGCAGACAGACGAAACGGGCTTAGTCGTGCTGTTGATTGCTGAAGGACGAGACATCACTGAACTCAAGCAAGCACAAGCAGCTCTACAACAGATGAACCAAGAGTTAGAAAAGCGAGTGGCTGAGCGAACGATTGTTTTAAAACAAACAAATAGGCAACTATTGTCTGAAATTGTCGAGCGCGAAATTGTAGAAGAGCAACTGCGGCAATCTCAGCAAATGTTGCAGTTAATTATGGATTCCATCCCTCAGTCTATTTTCTGGAAAGATAGAAATTCCGTATTCTTGGGTTGTAATCGTAACTTTGCTAAAACGGCTGGTTTTGACCATCCAGAGGATATTGTGGGCAAGAGAGATGATGATTTTCCTTGGAAACAAGAGGAAACAGATTTCTACCGCGAGTGTGATGCTAGGGTAATGCAGATGAATAAGCCTGCATATCACATAATTGAACCTCTACTCAAAGCAGATGGGAAACAGGCTTGGCTAGAAACTAATAAAGTCCCACTTCATGATGTCAAAGGTAATGTAGTAGGCATCCTTGGCACTTTTGAAGATATTACCGAACGCAAACAAGCACAGGAGGCTCTAGAAAAAAGCGAAGAGCGCTTTCGCTTTTTGGCTGAATCAATACCGCAACAAGTTTGGATAGCTCAAGCAAATGGCAGTATTGAATACGCTAACCAACGCACTCTTGACTTCTTAGCCTGCACAAAAGAGCAAACCTTAGACTGGGAATGGCAGCAATTTGCCCATCCAGACGATTTACCCAACTATCTTGTCTGTTGGCAACGATCGCTAACAACAGGTAAACCATTAGAAATTGAATTACGCTGGCTGAGGGGAACTGATAAAACCTATCGCTGGCATTTGGTACGCGCTTTACCTCTGCGCGATCGCCAAGGAAAAATTTTAAGTTGGTTTGGTACAAATACAGATATTGATGATCGGGTGTCAGCAGAAGTTGCTTTACGGGAGACTCAACAGCAGCTACAGGCATTTTTAGATAATTCTCCAGCGGTGATGTACGTCTTAGATACTCAAGGTAAATTGCTGTTAATCAACCGCCAGTACGAAAAGCTATTTCATACCAGCCACGACCAGATTATCGGTAAAAGCATTGAAGATGTGTGGCCTCATAATAATGCCTATGGGTTCGCGTCTCACAACCGTCACGTGATTGCAGATGATATTCCCATAGAAGCAGAAGAAGTTGTGTTTCACGAGGATGGTATACACACTTACTTATCTGTCCAGTTTCCTTTAAAAGATGCCAATGGTATTCCTTATGCTGTTGGTGGCATTTCTACAGATATTACATATCGCAAATTAGTCGAGGAATCGTTGTTACGCTTTCGCAAAGCTATAGAAAGCACAAGTGATGCCATTGGAATGGCTGATATCACAGGTGAAACTATTTACGTCAATCCTGCCTTTATCGAACTGTTTGGCTACACTTTGGAAGAGTTACAGCGTGCAGGAGGAGCTGCAGTGATTTTTCAGCACCAAACAGAGTGTAAAAAATTACTTGCTAATATTCAGCGGGGTGAGTCGTGGCGGGGTGAAGTGATTATGCAAACCTGCTTTGGTAGAAATGTACAAATTTATTTACGTACTGATGCGATTAAAGATCACAGTGGTAAAATAGTAGGGACAGTCAGCATTTATACAGATATTACCCAGCGCAAGCAAGCAGAGGCAGGTTTACGGCTGCGCGATCGCGCGATCGCTGCCAGCAGTAATGGCATTATTATCGCTGATATCACCATGCCAGACGCACCAATTACCTATGTTAATCCAGCCTTTGAACGCATGAGCGGCTACTGTGCAGCAGAAGCGATCGGGCAGAACTTTCGTTTGCTCCAAAACACCGATATCAATCAACCTGAGTTAGAAGAACTCAGTGCTGCTATACTAGCAGGAAAAGACTGCACCGTAATTTTACCTAATTACCGAAAAGATGGCAGCTTGTTTTGGAACGAGTTAAATATTTCTCCTGTTTATGACACCGATGGTTATCTCACCCACTACATCGGCATTCAAACTGATATAACAGCGCGTAAACAGGCAGAAACAGCACTACTTGTAAGCCAACAAAGATTGCAATATTTACTCTCTTCTAGCCCAGCTGTGATCTATACCTGCAAGATTGATGGAGATTACGGAGCTACATTCATTAGCGAAAATGTTGTGGCGATGATGGGCTATACAGCGCGGGAAATAGTAGAAGAACAGAGCTTTTGGGCTAGCCATCTCCACCCAGAAGACGCAACTCAAGTGTTTGCGGAATTGTCAAAGGTATTGAAGCAAGGACAGTATTCACTCGAATACCGCTTTTTACACCAAGATGGCACTTATCGTTGGATATATGACCAAGGTAAAGTAGTCTGGGATGAAACTGGCAACCCTATGGAAATGGTCGGTTACTTAGCAGATATTACAGATCGCAAGCAATTAGAACAAGAACTCAGAGTATCGTTGGAAAAAGAAAAAGAACTCAACGAACTCAAATCCCGCTTTGTCTCCATGACTTCCCACGAATTCCGCACGCCGTTAAGTACTATTCTTTCTTCTTGTGAACTGCTAGAACACTACCGTCACAAATGGACGCCAGCAAAAGAACTAACTCATCTGCATCGCATTCAAAGCGCTGTTAAGCGGATGACAGATATGTTGAATGATGTGTTGATTATCGGTAAGGCAGAAGCGGGGAAACTAGAATACAGACCAAAACCCCTTGATTTGGTGGAATACTGTTGGCAATTAGTAGAAGAAATACAGTTGAATTTCGGCAATCAGCACATGATTTCTTTTACCAGTCAATATGAATCTTTACAATGCTGCATGGATGAGAAATTACTGGGACACATTTTGAGTAACTTACTGTCAAATGCGATTAAGTATTCTCCAATTGGTAGCAATGTCAAATTTACTCTCACTGGCGAAGATGGGCAAGCTGTGATTGAAATTCAAGATTGGGGGATTGGCATTCCAGAAGAAGATTTGCCGCGCCTGTTTGAATCTTTTCATCGTGCTACCAATGTTGGCAATATTTTAGGAACAGGATTAGGGCTGGCGATTGTAAAAAAATGTGTAGATATTCATCAAGGTAAAATCGCTGTTAGGAGTACATTGGAATTTGGTACAAATTTTACTGTAACTCTGCCACTAACCCAAAAATATCAGCTTCTAAAATAA